The following are encoded together in the Bradymonas sediminis genome:
- a CDS encoding DUF2270 domain-containing protein, which produces MSEPSTAVIHFYRASSAHADVWRQRLDITTNWAIVTNAAVLSFSLSNPQTPHFVLLTVLFIDVFFLIMESRRYQVYNMWHHRVRVLQQYVFAEALSGHQCENNEAIDANLTELADHLGDSTPRISLLNAVGFRIRRNYFYILLFTVGSWLVKLHIHPEAPGSFLEAIARAQAGPFSGPIIFSGVMMLLFSALALAISAPSDSLVDWTLRPSPLQRALPHNWFKKRQEGGSAE; this is translated from the coding sequence ATGTCGGAACCGTCCACCGCCGTTATCCACTTCTACCGTGCCTCCAGCGCGCACGCCGACGTCTGGCGTCAACGCCTCGACATCACCACCAACTGGGCGATCGTCACCAACGCCGCCGTCCTCTCGTTCTCGCTGAGCAACCCGCAAACCCCTCATTTTGTGCTGCTGACGGTGCTCTTTATTGACGTGTTCTTTCTCATTATGGAGTCGCGGCGCTACCAGGTCTATAATATGTGGCATCACCGGGTGCGCGTTCTCCAGCAATATGTATTTGCCGAAGCGCTCTCGGGGCATCAATGCGAGAATAATGAGGCCATCGACGCGAACCTGACCGAACTCGCAGACCACCTCGGCGATAGCACGCCGCGCATCAGCCTGCTCAATGCGGTTGGGTTTCGCATTCGGCGAAATTATTTCTATATCTTGCTCTTCACGGTCGGCTCCTGGCTGGTCAAACTTCATATCCACCCCGAAGCGCCCGGCTCATTCCTCGAAGCCATCGCGCGCGCGCAGGCTGGCCCGTTCAGCGGGCCCATCATCTTCTCCGGCGTGATGATGCTTCTATTTTCCGCGCTGGCGCTGGCGATCTCAGCCCCCTCTGACAGCCTGGTCGACTGGACGCTCCGCCCCTCACCACTTCAACGCGCCCTCCCTCACAACTGGTTCAAGAAGCGACAAGAAGGCGGAAGCGCCGAATAA
- the arsC gene encoding arsenate reductase (glutaredoxin) (This arsenate reductase requires both glutathione and glutaredoxin to convert arsenate to arsenite, after which the efflux transporter formed by ArsA and ArsB can extrude the arsenite from the cell, providing resistance.): MHIEIWHYPRCSKSRKTLELLQERGLALTVRKYREDPPTPAQLTRVLAQLGMEPRELMRRGEDAYTLLNLDDDTLNREDLIEAMCEHPSLIERPVVLAGEKAALGRPPEAVLALFETA, translated from the coding sequence ATGCACATTGAAATCTGGCATTACCCACGCTGCAGCAAATCGCGAAAAACCCTCGAATTACTCCAGGAACGCGGACTTGCGTTGACCGTGCGAAAATACCGGGAAGACCCGCCGACGCCGGCCCAACTAACGCGTGTGCTCGCCCAACTCGGCATGGAGCCGCGCGAGTTGATGCGCCGCGGCGAGGACGCCTATACATTGCTTAATCTCGACGACGACACGCTCAACCGCGAAGACCTCATCGAGGCGATGTGTGAGCACCCATCACTCATCGAGCGCCCGGTCGTTCTCGCCGGCGAGAAAGCCGCCCTGGGACGCCCGCCCGAGGCGGTGCTCGCCCTATTCGAAACGGCGTAA
- a CDS encoding DEAD/DEAH box helicase, protein MTVIPVGALIRNRKAPELGSGRILSELEGGFARVIFENSEDVQDVRLAHTDIVRQPLIPGTRVRVQKGARASEAEITRVKWPETPRDLCSYVVRQHGLEEELLESQVAPLAPATSSPVDALGALHWRGPFRFFSRWDMHRMVSGWYEDSEGLPSTIGARIQPALHHAHAVRRVLWDGTCRYFLADEDVQARLFEAAMVYQRMCAADGALRVLVIAPGRRTHRWQSELELRFGNRDFVRIDASHLDLNPQDRWGAISQNQRLIMSMTCFQQYPELLGELVLGDIWDLVIIDDIHRLRAQDPITQCLREYSANMTNLLLLGALPEQADARAWEPILSILHGESVDGDVEDPQARIDALSEVWSATLRARDLLRASEDEDALDEAQASEVADALVALLGDDEFVVEKADEVRDADLDALGQLVGYLQRNYRLEPRVVRTRREHLESQDVFWSERSVETLNYTPDSSEQALVEHLQSLPPASPLDPLQMALRGYYYQAAAGSPDRFFSMLEARLDALDTTAGKAHQDLAIFDILDMDLGPREERLFREKVIAGAGALPEEIVWIVDAMSLVGQWHADSASGCARFQAAAGWMEARLAEGSSADSPSDDDEAEEQKQRVSPKMVVYCASAEMVRDACEFFRNQFGEARVEMIHSGMANDVQNEAVECFGYDRDCRVLVCEETGAQGRDISVADVIIHLTQPWSATRVERRISQVDTVGRAQESPIQSVVLVGPSRHEQLLHQLYAEDLELYSTASLAHEYTIADVDLRLGRAASGGPEELEEVIELLRESLLQTLSSDEVAPATAAYQAIFDPSDRLLEEDAEFCELLEFVDGIADSLPVRHWARMLGIQDHSGGPGAFDFKWHWANVRRALAGYPVGPEDVDILLPEEQVGMHTGTFSRKRALRSEGLEFFGPGHQFVDALVEDAMVGNALPAPGFVSGMELYDAQEHQDGRSTVFARRLGPENRGKTFLNIVFAARLDRSAWEGLDMPQGLINRAYRHLWPEALSVSVEIDLKGRRQPKLVQDRALLQRIEGNYQGPEADQKIEYELFIQAIEDVARFRETLNSAVLLASTNLAAEREGLVDGAVAELGDDIAEEMAFLRTQVARSDDPDNCEAALQIELYERLLESVRLEKLDIDAIAVIVAGSPQILRD, encoded by the coding sequence ATGACTGTGATTCCTGTTGGCGCGTTGATTCGAAATCGAAAAGCACCCGAGCTTGGCTCGGGGCGCATCCTCAGCGAATTGGAGGGAGGCTTCGCCCGCGTTATTTTCGAGAACTCGGAAGACGTCCAAGACGTGCGCCTGGCGCATACTGACATCGTGCGCCAGCCGCTGATTCCCGGCACGCGGGTTCGGGTGCAGAAGGGCGCGCGCGCCAGCGAGGCCGAGATTACCCGGGTGAAGTGGCCGGAGACGCCGCGAGACCTGTGCAGCTATGTGGTGCGCCAGCACGGGCTGGAAGAGGAGTTGCTTGAGTCGCAGGTGGCCCCGCTGGCCCCGGCGACCTCTTCGCCGGTCGACGCCCTCGGCGCGCTGCATTGGCGCGGGCCGTTTCGATTCTTTTCGCGCTGGGATATGCACCGCATGGTGTCGGGTTGGTACGAGGATTCCGAGGGGCTTCCCAGCACCATCGGCGCGCGTATTCAGCCGGCCTTGCACCACGCACACGCGGTACGCCGAGTCCTGTGGGACGGCACCTGCCGCTATTTTCTGGCCGACGAAGATGTCCAGGCGCGCCTCTTTGAGGCGGCCATGGTCTATCAGCGCATGTGCGCGGCCGACGGCGCGCTGCGCGTGTTGGTGATCGCCCCGGGACGCCGCACGCATCGCTGGCAAAGTGAGCTGGAGCTACGATTCGGCAACCGCGATTTTGTGCGCATCGACGCCTCGCATCTTGACCTGAACCCACAGGACCGCTGGGGCGCGATTAGCCAGAATCAGCGCCTTATCATGTCGATGACTTGCTTCCAGCAATATCCGGAGCTGCTGGGCGAGCTGGTCCTCGGCGATATCTGGGATCTTGTGATCATCGACGATATCCATCGTTTACGCGCGCAGGACCCGATTACCCAATGCCTCAGAGAATATAGCGCGAATATGACGAACCTCCTGTTGCTCGGCGCCTTGCCCGAGCAGGCTGATGCGCGCGCCTGGGAGCCGATTCTGTCGATTCTTCACGGGGAGTCGGTCGATGGGGATGTCGAAGATCCGCAGGCGCGCATCGACGCGTTGAGTGAGGTTTGGAGCGCCACCCTGCGGGCCCGCGATCTTCTGCGCGCCTCGGAGGACGAGGACGCGCTGGACGAGGCCCAGGCTTCGGAGGTCGCCGATGCGCTCGTCGCGCTGCTCGGCGACGATGAGTTCGTGGTTGAGAAAGCCGACGAGGTTCGCGACGCCGACCTCGACGCGCTCGGGCAGTTGGTTGGCTATCTGCAGCGCAATTATCGCCTCGAGCCCCGCGTGGTGCGCACGCGGCGCGAGCACCTCGAGAGCCAGGACGTCTTCTGGAGCGAACGCAGCGTCGAGACCCTCAACTATACCCCTGATTCGAGCGAGCAGGCGCTGGTCGAGCATCTGCAATCGCTGCCGCCGGCGAGCCCCTTGGACCCGCTTCAAATGGCCCTTCGCGGGTATTATTATCAGGCCGCCGCGGGCTCGCCGGATCGCTTCTTTAGCATGCTCGAGGCGCGCCTCGACGCCCTCGACACCACCGCCGGCAAGGCCCATCAGGACCTGGCCATCTTCGATATCCTCGATATGGATTTGGGCCCGCGTGAGGAGCGACTTTTCCGCGAAAAGGTCATCGCGGGAGCCGGCGCGCTGCCCGAAGAGATTGTCTGGATCGTCGACGCGATGAGCCTGGTGGGGCAATGGCACGCGGATTCGGCCAGCGGGTGCGCGCGCTTTCAAGCCGCCGCAGGTTGGATGGAGGCACGCCTGGCCGAAGGAAGTTCGGCCGACTCCCCGTCAGATGATGACGAGGCGGAGGAGCAGAAACAGCGCGTATCTCCCAAGATGGTCGTCTATTGTGCCTCGGCCGAGATGGTCCGCGATGCCTGCGAGTTCTTCCGAAATCAATTCGGCGAAGCCCGCGTTGAGATGATTCACAGCGGCATGGCCAATGACGTCCAGAATGAGGCCGTGGAGTGCTTCGGCTACGACCGCGATTGTCGCGTCCTCGTTTGCGAGGAGACTGGCGCGCAGGGCCGTGACATCTCGGTTGCAGATGTCATCATTCATCTCACCCAGCCCTGGTCTGCGACCCGGGTCGAGCGCCGTATTTCACAGGTCGATACGGTCGGACGTGCGCAGGAATCGCCGATTCAATCGGTTGTCCTCGTCGGCCCTTCGCGTCACGAACAACTCTTACACCAACTTTATGCAGAGGACCTGGAGCTCTATAGTACGGCCTCGTTGGCGCATGAATATACGATCGCTGATGTTGACCTGCGACTCGGCCGCGCCGCATCCGGCGGACCCGAAGAACTCGAAGAGGTGATCGAGCTTCTCCGCGAGAGCCTGCTTCAAACGCTTTCGTCCGATGAGGTGGCCCCGGCGACCGCCGCCTACCAGGCGATCTTTGACCCCAGCGACCGACTCCTCGAAGAGGATGCTGAGTTTTGCGAACTGCTTGAATTTGTTGACGGAATCGCCGATTCGCTGCCGGTGCGCCACTGGGCCCGTATGCTCGGGATTCAGGACCATTCCGGCGGGCCGGGCGCGTTCGATTTTAAATGGCATTGGGCCAACGTTCGACGTGCGCTGGCAGGGTATCCGGTCGGCCCCGAAGACGTCGATATCCTCTTGCCCGAGGAGCAGGTCGGGATGCACACCGGCACATTTAGCCGAAAGCGGGCGCTTCGCAGCGAGGGGCTGGAGTTCTTTGGCCCGGGCCATCAATTCGTGGACGCGCTGGTCGAAGACGCGATGGTCGGCAACGCGCTGCCCGCTCCGGGGTTCGTCAGCGGCATGGAGTTATACGACGCCCAAGAGCATCAGGACGGGCGAAGCACCGTCTTCGCGCGTCGTCTGGGGCCCGAGAACCGCGGCAAGACGTTCCTGAATATCGTCTTCGCGGCGCGCCTGGACCGAAGCGCATGGGAAGGGCTCGATATGCCGCAGGGGCTTATTAACCGGGCGTATCGACACCTCTGGCCCGAGGCGCTCTCGGTGTCGGTCGAGATCGATCTCAAGGGGCGTCGCCAGCCGAAATTGGTCCAAGACCGCGCGCTGCTTCAGCGCATTGAGGGCAATTATCAGGGCCCCGAGGCCGACCAGAAGATCGAATACGAACTCTTTATCCAGGCCATCGAAGATGTCGCGCGCTTTCGCGAGACTCTCAATAGCGCCGTGTTGCTCGCCTCGACCAACCTCGCGGCGGAACGCGAGGGCCTGGTCGACGGGGCCGTGGCCGAGCTTGGCGATGACATCGCCGAAGAGATGGCCTTCTTGCGCACGCAGGTCGCGCGCAGCGACGACCCCGACAATTGCGAGGCGGCGTTGCAAATCGAGCTCTACGAGCGTCTGCTCGAGAGCGTTCGTCTGGAGAAGCTCGATATCGACGCGATTGCGGTTATCGTCGCCGGCTCGCCGCAGATTTTGAGAGACTAG